The Hemicordylus capensis ecotype Gifberg chromosome 11, rHemCap1.1.pri, whole genome shotgun sequence genome includes the window ttggaaatatgaacggcactcTTGCggccgcgtagggactgcggtatcacaacacaggaagtgcgtaagcacacttccgagatacgtcctgaccccattgcagggtctaatctggaaagtgcccaggtttCGGGCCAGAGaaattcctacctggagatgctgccaggcagggactgaatctgggaccttgttCTGCATAAGAAGCTCTACCCGTGAGCAACACTGCAACAGCCTCACCCCAGTCAGTCCCAACGGTTCTAGCTGTGCCCCCGCATTGCCCTCAGATTTGGATGAGGACCCCCACCAAGCTCAGTCTACAGAGACACCAGCAGACCCCACCCTTGTCGTCAACACCATGGGGTTTCTTTCTGGGCTCCTTCCTCCCAAGGACAGCCTTACCTCATGCCAGCAGCTGTACATGATGGCGTAGACTCTCTCGGAGGCCTGGTGGGGGCGGTAGAGGCGCAGCCCTTTGGTCACGTGTTCAGTGGTCTCGCTGTTGGAAAACCTCTCGTAGGGCAGCTTCCCCAAAGAATAAACCTCCCACATCAGGACGCCTGTCAGTGGGGAAAGTGCCGTCATGAGCGCTGGCAGCCACATCCTGCAAGAACAGGGTTGGCAACCCCAGGGCTGCAGAACTGAGTGGCCCACAGCAAGGGCAGAAACCGAGGCACGTGCTGTTGGTGACCCCACTGCTCAGAAAGACATGCCCAGGGAACTGTGtcttatcccgagtcagacccttggtccagctagcgcGGGAGtccctacactgaccggcagtgccTCTTGGGGGTTTCAGGctcaggagcctctcccagccctacctggagatgctgctgccgccgctgccaccagggattgaacctgggaccttctgcaggccaagcagctgctctgcccctAAGCTATGGCTCCTCCTCAAGGCTGAGGCAAGGCTCATTAGCAgaaggagctgccttctactgcgtcagacctttggtccacctggctcagtattgcctacactgactggcagcaactctccaaggtttcaggcaggagtccttttcGGCCCTCTCCTggaattgaaccggggaccttctgcactgGTGCCTTCCCTGAACGGTTAAGGGGAGGTCCCCTCCATTGCAATGTCATCATGCACACAGGTGTGGCGTTTTTAAGCATGCTCATGGGATCCTTTCCATTCTATCATTTCTTTCACCGTAGCCCATGCATAATTCTCTCCGGTCATCACATCACGGCACACTGGTGCAGCTTGGTTCATCATGGGGGGGATTACTAGACAGTCTTCTGCATAGCCACAGTTCTGACCCACACTGGCTCCAGTCACTCACCAAAAGCCCAGACATCCGATTTGCTGCTGAATTTGCTGTACAGAAGAACCTCGGGGGGAGACCACCGGACTGGGAATTTGGATCCCAAGGAGCTAATGTAGTCATCATCCAAGACATATCTGTAAACCAATTGTGGATGTGTGGGATCCCTTTGCCTGTAAGGCAGGGGCTCTCAACCATGGGCCCacagaagatgttggactacaactcccattatccactgccaaagtggcctttggccatctggggacccaaggctgagaactttAGTCTTATTAGAATATCAGCAGCGAAGGAAGGGTGGGGGAATAGAGGCACATAGGGAAGAGAATATGAAAAGCGGGATATGTGGAACAAATCCTGCATcccacctccctctctctcacacatactgACCTGGAGAGGCCAAAATCGGAGACTTTGACGGCACCTTGTTCGCTGACCAGACAATTGCGAGCAGCCTATGTCAGAACGATGAGAAAGTGGTCTTGAGAAAGGAGCATCCTAAAAACACAGAATTGCCTTTGCTTCTGCCCTCTATCCCCGATCAACATATTGAAACACCCCTGCATCTCCTCCGTCTCTCAGCTCCACCCTGGCCTGTTGCCCCGAAGTTCTTAATCCTGTAGAAATCCTATGGTGTTCACAGCCACATTAAAATGATACGCCTTGAGAAAACATATGCAAGTGTACATTTAGAGCATTCTTTAGCCCCATCCATacactgggctggttcacacaattggttGAATCCAGGTTGAATGAGGGCTACTGACATTATGACAAATTTGGATGTGAAAGCaggactttaaagaagcaagagagaaaatggATTGACacttttgagctttggtgctggagaagccttttgaggataccatggacagtcaggaaacaaacaaacaactggatcccagaacaaaccaatccagaattctcactccaggcacaaatgaccaggctcaaactatcatacttcggactcattatgcgaagacccagctccctggagaagtccataatgctgggaaatgttgaaggaaagagaagaggacgaccagcagcaaggtggatggactcgattacgacagcaatgaatgcaccactaagagaccttcaaggccaagttgtaGACAGgtcaacctggagagaatctctctatgtggtcgctgagTCGACACCaccttgatggcacttaatcaatcaataagtcactgacattagcgtgattgtgtgatcccacaccaaggtgggaatctccgattcatctcaggccatgacccaccttggtgtgggttcactcaatcacactaatgttggcaaCTGTCCAATCTGTGCTTCACAgaaatccttccctccctccgaaACTGCTGGGCAAGGCATAAGTCTTGTTCTCACTAAACCTATATCTGGCTgtactatattatttatttatcaaattaaGTCGTACCTACTTAATGCCCGTTATCTGAATACACTCAATGACTCACATCTGAAGAACTGGGTGCACATGAtataactccccccgccccccaacgtTTGTTcacattatttaaaaaatcagtttgcatttttttttaattttttgggaAGGGGAGGCTAGGCTAGAAGAGCCCCTCTCCCTAACCTCCAGGTGTCTGTGTGGAGGGATAAAGGTGTGTTCACAGGTgtgtccctcccccctccccctgaactGGTACtgcccacacacaccctgcccccgagTGGGAAAGGGCTGGGAAACGGCCCCCCTACCAGGTCTCGGTGCAGGAACTTCTTGGACTCCAGGTACTCCATGGCCTCGCAGACATCCTTGCACATCTCCAGGAGCTCACTGGCCTGGAACGAGCCGCGGCTGTCCCGCAGGAAGCTCAGAAGGCACCCTTTGGCCAGGTACTCCGTGACGATCAAGATGGGCCGCTGCTTGGTGCAAACCCCAAAGAGTTGCACAAGCTTATCATGGGAGAGGTTCCTGGAGGGTGGAAGAGAACAAGGGAAGCTCTGCCTCTCCTCTGCGTGGGGCTGTTTCACTGCATGCCCCACCATGTGGCAGGGGGGAGGACCCGGGAGTCCCAAAGTAGGGCTTCTGCATCACCCTGTTAGCTTCTCAAGAGGAGGAGCTTCTTCTGGCCCAGTCTGGGCAGTGCTTAGAGATCTCCGATAGCCAGAAGGTGATTTTGCAGTCGGCTCAGGTCAGACCGGGGGCCACCTAGCTCCAATTCCTATGGAGCTCTTGCATTGCATGTAGAAGCAGAGTTGGAAGCCCAAACAGGTGAGAGATCCTGTCCTTTGGCCAAAGCAGCTGAACTCTCACGGCCCTCTTGCTTCCCTTCCAGGAGGAGGATACATCGAAGGCAAGAGAGTTCTCAGAACATgggtccctcccctccccaggtagtataggactacaactcccaccatcaccAGCTGCAAGGGTCCAAGTATCTTGTatctgaagagagcatgcttcTGGTTGCTCTTTCCAGGAGACAACCAGGTCATGAGACATGGTCTTAGAGCAGTGCTTCTCAGCCTTGGGCCCTTagatgctgttgggctacagcttctatggcttttggccattgtggctgggatgatgggagttgtagtccaacaagatatGGGGACCCAGAAGGCTTAGAACCTCTTATCTAAGAGCAAGacccaatttggggggggggatgagaggATTTGCTGCCACTTACATCATGACTTTGGCCTCGTCAATAAACGCGTCCTCCGACATGGAGCCTTCCTTGATCATCTTGACCGCCACGTCGAACTGCCCTCTCCATTTTCCATGCTTCACCACCCCAAACTGCCCCACGCCCAGCTCCTTCAGGAATGTCAGGTCCATGGGGTCAATCTCCCAAGCCCCTAGAACCCACACAAGCACAGTGTAAGAGTAAGTCCTTGGCAGGGAGCCCATTTAGAGGAGGGACAGaggcagcattccctctaacagaaaatcccagatgtggttgactacaactcccagcatcctcagccaaagcctgctgcagctagggatgctgggagctgtagtcaaccacatctgggattcGCTCTTACAGGGGAACGCTGGACAGAGGCAGCAGGGTTTCACAGCTTCTCCCGCCTTGGCCACAGGGAGGGCATTGTTCTGCAATGGAAAGACAGAGGGCAGGGGCTCTCTGTCTTTGATCTGCAAATAttggtggactacaattcccatcaccccttcCACAGTGGCTGaaagctggttcaaatccccgctggtatgtttcccagaagcacctatattgggcagcagcgagctaggaaggtgcagaaaggcatcatctcacactgcatgggaggaggccatgggaaacccctcctgtattccaccaaagacaaccacagggctctgtgggctccgggagtcgacaccaacccgagGGCACAACGTAATGTACATGTGGgggcctcctccccctccttttagGATGGCCATCTTAGCTCCTATTTTTAGAAGGCTACGTGGGGAAGGGGCATGATGTGgctaaaactggggggggggtctctctgGGAATGGATCTTGTGAATTTAATTAGacctcctcctccacaccccaccccaccccacacactttccCCTCATAACCTAGAGGGGAAAGGCATCTCAGTAACTCATACTCGGAGCAGAGGGACCTCCAGGGTGTCAGCAGGACAATGTAACCCATCCCCGATTAAGAATATGCTGCTTTTACCGTATCCAAGTCCAGCTGTGGACGGAGCTGTTTTTTGCTGTGATGACACAGGGTACTTCAGTCGGGAAATAAGTCCTGGGGTACAACACCAGAAGCACAACATGACTGAGGAACATTCATCAGATTAATGTGGAGCCTTCAGTGGATATTTGGAGTTGTCTGTGATCTGTGTTATCATCAGAACatgagaccagccctgctggatcaggcccaagaagaaggcccatctagtccagcatcctgtttcccagagtggcccaccagatgcctcgggggagcccactggcaagaggagaggagatcccttctctcctgctcccctgcaacgggtactcCAAGGCACctggcctctgaggctagaggtggcctgtagccatcaggactagtcaCCAATGACAGACCTGTTCTCCGTGGATTGTTCTaggcccctttgaaagccatctaagctggtggccctcaccacatcccgtggcagggaattccattcCAAGGCACTGCTTCTGCACCTGCAGTCTCTACAAATGATGCACACTGAGCACCTGTCCCTGTGCGGATGGTTTCTCCGATTGCATACTGTCCATTCGGCGATTGCTACAGGACTCATTCGCACGTGACGCAGAACTGTggttccaatggacccacggttccatgctCCCTCTCCCCGCTCTTCCGTTCAGGAGAGCATTCGTTCTGCAGTCAGCGagcctgcagagaggcaggggagctggttgtgcgggcttccttctggactgaAGGACAGCTCGCACAGCCAATCGCACCAGAGTTTAGGGAGgtgctgcctggaaccttgcgCTGTggcaacgaaactcactacaacccaagggttccaACTGGAGCTCCaattctgaaccctcagttttgtcACTGCATCAGAGTCCGGTTccccgcatttggatgtaatgtttGTGCGGAAtcacaggcctattcaactgtggCAGGGCTAGGGGGAAATCCCTGCATGAAATCCTGGAAGGTGCTACCGCTTAGACTGCACTGTACTGAGCTGGATTAACTATATAAGCCAGCTTCATCTGAGCATAATATTTCAGTTGGGGTTGTGGCTCAGcggctgagcatctgctttgcatgcagaaggtcccggtgCCATCCCTGGAATTCCAAGTtcggcactttccagattaaaccctacaacagggatAAGATGCTTCggtttggcaggatcgtattgaaaacggcccccagaatctcaaactcccaCAACGGGAAAATAGAGCTATTTTCctgcaacagacttgcaacgCTGTAGTGCTATAACGCAAAGATCAAACCCGGAAGAAGGcgctggaaatgtgaacggccccttgtggtcagcacagggactgtgatgtcacaacacagggagGATGGAAGCACACTAAGCCGATCCGTagagtgacactgtggtaaggtttaatctggaaagcaccctgggggAGACGGTCAGTAgagaccagaggttctcaaacctttCTTCGTAGATCACTTGAAAATTTATTAGGGTCTTGATGGACCACTTTAAAGAActggtctttatttatttattagatttattttatttatataccgcccttccaaaatggctcagggtggtttacaacagtaaGCCGCCTTCTTCTTCACATCAAAGCACACAACCCATCCTGACTCTTTGCCATGCCCCGATTTTTGCCCCTGAACCTATTAGTCCTCACCGGCTGAGTTATGCTGATGGTAGTTGATGAGCTCCGGGATGGAGTTGAAGAGGTGCTTCTCCGCCAGGAAATACTGGTTCTGGGGTGTGGAGCAGACGACATAATGGCGGATGGTCCCCTGGGGGTCCCTGTAGGGTTAACCGCATCAGACTGATGAAGCAAGGCCATGTGGGGCGGGGGGTTACCCAAAGGACTGAAGGGGAGGGTTGCATTTGCAGAAGGGGGTGGCTCTCCATGAAAGACCCACAGAAGAACtgtgggtcccagagcatggtctaagggcgcACGATGCAGCCcgcttgctgaagctaagcaggcctttGTGTGGTCAGTACCAGGATGGGAGATCCCTCAGGGATGccacctttgggggtggggccatatagctcagtggtggagcatctgcttcaggggcagagagccagtcttgtggcagcaaacatgaattgcccctttgctaagcagggtttgccttggtttgcatttggatgggtggctccaTGTGAGCGCTGCCTGCTGTAAGGCATTTCCCTGTGGggagggggccacagctcagtgggggagtgcctgctttgcctgcaggagTACGCAGGTCCAGCATCTCTAGgtaagcctgggaaagactcctgcctgagctgctgccagtccgtgtagaccagaggttcccaaccaggggcactccagatgttgctgagctgcGGGAGTTGCGGTTTAGCAACCCCTGGAGTACCcctggttgggaactcctgctgcAGACAGTCCAGAGCTAGACGGACGGAGGGTCTGGCTCAGTGGAaagccgcttcctgtgttccgatCTGGGTTGTCAGTCGCCTTGTCAGCTTTGCAGGTAAGAAGGCAGGATAGAAAACGGCCCCTTGCAAAACTGGGAGGGACCCTTGTGCTCCGGAGCCCACAATTTCCTTCTGCTGCTCTGCAGGACGGAGGCTGGGACGGAGGGCAAGCATGGCGTCTGTgtgctcatcccccccccccccgtc containing:
- the BTK gene encoding tyrosine-protein kinase BTK isoform X4, coding for MAMGCQLVAGRHGSGRHNKVEKPLPPTPEEDQMMKKPLPPQPTPSAPSRMRKVVALYDYAPMNERDLQLRKGEEYVVLEESCDSWWKAQDQAGKEGYIPSNYVTETKDSLEMFEWYLKNITRRQAEQMLKKEVTGTIQVEYVLALSSPPKFQGKDGGFIVRDSISKTGKYTVSVFAKSSGDPQGTIRHYVVCSTPQNQYFLAEKHLFNSIPELINYHQHNSAGLISRLKYPVSSQQKTAPSTAGLGYGAWEIDPMDLTFLKELGVGQFGVVKHGKWRGQFDVAVKMIKEGSMSEDAFIDEAKVMMNLSHDKLVQLFGVCTKQRPILIVTEYLAKGCLLSFLRDSRGSFQASELLEMCKDVCEAMEYLESKKFLHRDLAARNCLVSEQGAVKVSDFGLSRYVLDDDYISSLGSKFPVRWSPPEVLLYSKFSSKSDVWAFGVLMWEVYSLGKLPYERFSNSETTEHVTKGLRLYRPHQASERVYAIMYSCWHEKAEERPTFHVLLGNILDLSNEDP